The Halomonas sp. KG2 genome contains a region encoding:
- a CDS encoding ABC transporter ATP-binding protein, whose product MSSTPSSPQPLLEARDVHGGYGSMNILNGVNMTLYADEVGVIVGPNGAGKSTMLKAVFGLLNVNQGEILLNGQPIHNLPPNQLVERGMGFVPQEKNVFPSLTVKENLEMGAYLKPQNVKRMLEQVYDFFPPLVEKRHQPAGELSGGQRQMVAMGRALMAEPSLLLLDEPTAGLSPLYMNEIFDRVKKINAAGVGILMVEQNAKQALAIADKGFVLAAGQNRFTDTGAALLADPDVAKSFLGG is encoded by the coding sequence ATGTCATCCACACCGTCATCCCCACAGCCACTGCTCGAGGCACGCGATGTGCACGGCGGCTATGGCAGTATGAATATCCTTAACGGGGTCAATATGACCCTGTATGCCGATGAAGTCGGTGTCATTGTTGGCCCTAACGGGGCTGGCAAATCCACTATGCTAAAAGCAGTATTTGGGCTGTTGAACGTTAATCAAGGCGAGATTTTGCTTAACGGTCAGCCGATCCATAACCTGCCGCCGAATCAGTTGGTTGAGCGTGGTATGGGGTTTGTTCCTCAGGAGAAAAACGTTTTCCCCAGCCTGACGGTGAAAGAAAACCTGGAAATGGGCGCCTATCTAAAACCGCAAAACGTAAAGCGCATGCTGGAGCAAGTTTACGACTTCTTCCCCCCTCTCGTTGAGAAGCGCCACCAGCCTGCAGGAGAGCTTTCCGGTGGCCAGCGCCAAATGGTCGCCATGGGCCGTGCGCTAATGGCTGAACCTAGTCTGCTGCTGCTGGATGAGCCAACCGCTGGCTTGTCGCCCCTTTACATGAATGAAATTTTTGATCGGGTTAAAAAAATCAACGCTGCCGGTGTGGGCATTTTGATGGTGGAACAGAATGCTAAACAGGCCTTAGCCATTGCCGATAAAGGCTTTGTGCTGGCGGCGGGACAAAACCGCTTTACAGACACGGGGGCTGCGTTACTGGCTGACCCTGACGTCGCCAAAAGCTTTTTGGGCGGCTAG
- a CDS encoding ABC transporter ATP-binding protein, giving the protein MTPLIEVQHVNKAFGGLHVINDCSIRVEKGSITGMIGPNGAGKSTLFNLIAGALTPDSGRILLDGEDITSLSADQRFHKGLLRTFQIAHEFSQMSALENLMMVPPNQAGERLFNTWFKPALVRSQEAEVRRRALEVIEFVGLHHVRNELAGNLSGGQKKLLELGRTMMTDAKVVLLDEIAAGVNRTLLGDLMGNIERLNREMGYTFLVIEHDMDMISRLCDPVIVLAQGSVMVEGSIEEIQNNPAVIEAYFGTDAA; this is encoded by the coding sequence ATGACTCCCCTTATTGAGGTACAACACGTCAACAAAGCCTTCGGCGGGCTGCACGTTATCAATGACTGCTCAATCCGGGTTGAAAAGGGTTCGATTACCGGCATGATCGGCCCCAATGGGGCAGGTAAGTCGACGCTTTTCAATTTAATTGCGGGCGCACTTACGCCAGATAGTGGCCGCATTCTATTGGACGGTGAAGACATTACGTCGCTAAGCGCTGATCAACGTTTCCACAAAGGGTTACTGCGCACCTTCCAAATCGCCCATGAGTTCAGCCAAATGAGCGCGCTGGAAAACTTGATGATGGTGCCACCCAACCAAGCAGGGGAACGTCTATTCAACACCTGGTTCAAGCCTGCTCTGGTCCGCAGCCAGGAGGCAGAGGTACGCCGCCGCGCACTGGAAGTCATTGAGTTTGTCGGTTTGCATCATGTACGCAACGAGCTTGCGGGCAACTTATCGGGTGGTCAGAAAAAACTGCTAGAGCTTGGCCGCACGATGATGACCGATGCCAAAGTCGTGCTGTTAGACGAAATTGCCGCCGGTGTAAACCGCACGCTACTCGGCGACTTAATGGGCAACATCGAACGTTTAAATCGCGAAATGGGCTATACCTTTCTGGTGATTGAGCACGATATGGATATGATTTCGCGGCTCTGCGATCCAGTGATTGTACTGGCACAAGGCAGCGTTATGGTTGAGGGTTCAATTGAAGAAATACAAAACAATCCGGCCGTTATAGAAGCCTATTTCGGTACTGATGCCGCTTGA
- a CDS encoding sodium-dependent transporter, whose protein sequence is MSGHNVWTHKGTFLLAAVGSAVGLGNLWRFPYLTGENGGGAFILIYALTIFAVGIPILIAETMLGRTSRQSPIMGMRHLTKTHKTSRAWESIGWLGAASAFLILSFYSVIAGWALHYTWLMLTGSLVGADAATISAGFDALLASPGLMTLYHTLFIAFSALIVGMGIHKGIESGLRIMMPALFVILIVVLIYGVINGDVRAAASFLFTFNIADLSLEGWLQAMGQSFFTLSLGMGAIMAYGAYMSSEASLTRTAIAVAFVDTAVAMVAGLAIFSLVFGAGLETGQGPGLMFVTLPLAFADMPFGALVGGVFFILVLGAAISSSISLIEPVAAFLVERFDMTRPQAVTIMVVAAWAMGLLTVVSFNIWAEGTLFHALFGRSAFEFIELLTNIFMPLGGLMIALFAGWALTQNEVMKELGTNITWFKTWRFLVRFVGPAAVSFVFLRTIPQVEGYVVPTLGALLIVGIFALSQRLRKSA, encoded by the coding sequence ATGAGCGGTCATAACGTCTGGACTCACAAAGGCACGTTTTTGCTGGCAGCGGTCGGTTCAGCCGTCGGCTTGGGCAATCTCTGGCGCTTCCCCTATCTCACCGGGGAAAATGGTGGCGGCGCGTTTATTTTAATTTATGCACTGACCATCTTTGCTGTCGGCATCCCCATTTTAATTGCCGAAACAATGCTTGGCCGTACCAGTCGTCAAAGCCCTATTATGGGGATGCGCCATTTAACTAAAACACACAAGACCTCCCGTGCCTGGGAATCGATTGGCTGGTTGGGCGCTGCTTCCGCTTTTTTAATTTTGAGCTTTTATTCCGTCATCGCTGGCTGGGCACTGCACTACACGTGGCTAATGCTAACCGGCTCACTCGTGGGTGCCGATGCAGCAACGATTAGTGCTGGCTTTGATGCGTTGCTGGCGTCTCCGGGTCTGATGACGCTTTATCACACGCTGTTTATCGCCTTCTCGGCATTAATTGTCGGTATGGGGATTCATAAAGGGATAGAGTCAGGGCTGCGCATCATGATGCCAGCGCTGTTTGTTATTCTCATCGTGGTGCTTATCTACGGCGTCATCAATGGCGACGTGAGAGCGGCAGCCAGCTTTCTGTTTACGTTCAATATTGCCGATCTCAGCTTAGAAGGCTGGTTACAAGCGATGGGGCAATCCTTCTTCACCCTGAGCCTTGGAATGGGGGCCATCATGGCCTACGGCGCTTATATGTCCAGCGAAGCCTCTCTAACCCGTACCGCTATCGCCGTGGCATTTGTAGATACTGCAGTTGCCATGGTGGCAGGGCTAGCAATTTTCTCGCTGGTATTTGGTGCGGGACTCGAAACAGGCCAAGGCCCGGGACTGATGTTTGTTACTCTGCCGCTAGCGTTTGCTGACATGCCGTTTGGTGCTCTGGTGGGCGGGGTCTTTTTTATTCTGGTGCTAGGGGCCGCGATTAGCTCGTCTATTTCATTGATAGAGCCGGTCGCTGCCTTCCTGGTTGAGCGTTTTGATATGACGCGCCCTCAGGCAGTCACCATCATGGTCGTCGCGGCTTGGGCGATGGGCTTACTGACAGTGGTGAGCTTCAACATATGGGCCGAAGGTACGCTTTTCCACGCTCTATTTGGACGCAGCGCTTTTGAATTCATTGAGCTGTTGACCAATATCTTTATGCCGCTGGGCGGGCTAATGATCGCTCTATTCGCGGGCTGGGCACTGACTCAAAACGAAGTCATGAAAGAGCTTGGCACCAACATCACTTGGTTTAAAACGTGGCGCTTCCTGGTGCGCTTTGTTGGCCCTGCTGCGGTGTCGTTTGTATTTTTACGCACTATTCCACAGGTGGAAGGCTACGTTGTCCCAACCCTCGGCGCACTGCTCATTGTGGGTATATTTGCCTTGAGTCAGCGACTGCGTAAGTCTGCTTAA